One window from the genome of Paramisgurnus dabryanus chromosome 20, PD_genome_1.1, whole genome shotgun sequence encodes:
- the ly6pge gene encoding lymphocyte antigen 6 family member pge isoform X1 yields the protein MRSVYFYLLIGTFLLAQSEALQCYTCMGATDEDCNRQGSKTCPSFSDACAIVRGHGSKFNGGVMKSCSYKSFCSQANSQGYRAPGVKVHCCYSDDCNVKGHANRMSTGVNFLLGLLLFVWHLLSN from the exons ATGAGGTCTGTCTATTTCTACCTGCTGATTGGCACCTTCCTTCTTGCTCAGA GTGAAGCACTGCAGTGTTATACCTGCATGGGTGCCACAGATGAAGACTGTAATCGGCAGGGCTCCAAAACATGTCCAAGCTTCTCAGATGCATGTGCTATTGTCCGAGGACATGGCAGTAAGTTTAATG GTGGTGTTATGAAGTCGTGCTCTTACAAATCCTTCTGCAGTCAGGCTAACAGCCAGGGTTACAGAGCTCCAGGGGTGAAAGTTCATTGCTGCTACTCTGATGACTGTAATGTTAAAGGACACGCCAACAGAATGAGCACAGGGGTCAACTTCCTTCTGGGGCTTCTGCTATTTGTCTGGCATTTGCTGTCAAACTAA
- the ly6pge gene encoding lymphocyte antigen 6 family member pge isoform X2, translating into MRSVYFYLLIGTFLLAQSEALQCYTCMGATDEDCNRQGSKTCPSFSDACAIVRGHGSGVMKSCSYKSFCSQANSQGYRAPGVKVHCCYSDDCNVKGHANRMSTGVNFLLGLLLFVWHLLSN; encoded by the exons ATGAGGTCTGTCTATTTCTACCTGCTGATTGGCACCTTCCTTCTTGCTCAGA GTGAAGCACTGCAGTGTTATACCTGCATGGGTGCCACAGATGAAGACTGTAATCGGCAGGGCTCCAAAACATGTCCAAGCTTCTCAGATGCATGTGCTATTGTCCGAGGACATGGCA GTGGTGTTATGAAGTCGTGCTCTTACAAATCCTTCTGCAGTCAGGCTAACAGCCAGGGTTACAGAGCTCCAGGGGTGAAAGTTCATTGCTGCTACTCTGATGACTGTAATGTTAAAGGACACGCCAACAGAATGAGCACAGGGGTCAACTTCCTTCTGGGGCTTCTGCTATTTGTCTGGCATTTGCTGTCAAACTAA